The following nucleotide sequence is from uncultured Draconibacterium sp..
TTATACTGTCCGGTTTGGTCCCGAAATTTATAAACAGCAACAACAATAGGTTCTTTAGGGCTGGGTAATTCCAGCAAGTCTTTTTTAACAGGCGTTTCCGGCCCTAATTCAGCTCCACGATCAGAACTAAATGGTTGATGAAAATACGGTGCACATGCCACTAATGCTGAAGAAAGAAAAAGTGCGGACAAAAGACGTTTTACCATACTATGCAAATTGGGTTTTTCCATAATTTAATTAAACTTAAAAATAGGGTACTTCAACCGTTGTAGTTGAACCGGTTACATTATCAACCACAGTTATATTAATTCCTGCATCGCTATCTCCTATATCAATTTGATAATCACCGAGCACATAACTACCTTCTGTAAGCGCATCCTCTCCAAACTGTCGGGTTACTAACTCTCTTGACAGCCGACTTAATATTTGTCGGTTTAAGCTTTCGGCAAAATCATCAACAGAACTAGAATTTCGAGAACTATATGGATCGTAACTATCTTCATCAGGAGCTTCAATTGTATTCTGCGACTCAGCGGAATTAAGCATCCAACTATAATTATACGGATTCCCCCCGAAAGCAGGGTTTTTTGGGGTGTACACAAAATCTTGTGCATAAATATGACTACCTGCCAGCAGTATCATTGCTATAGCTATTACAAAAGCTTTACTCATGCTATCTTTTATTATCTGGTTATTTTAATTCTGGTTAAAAAATGCCACTTCCCGATTGATCAGCACCCTCCAATTGCTTTACTATCTCTTCGTAATTTTGCAGGTACAATGCGGTACGTGTTACGGCCTGTTGCGCTAACATTTCAACAATATCGCTGCGTGGTTGTAAAAACGATTGAAAAACAAGCGTTTCGTTAATTCTGATCTCGATCATGGTAGTGGTTAGGCGATAGGGTCTTTCGGTAACAAATATTGAATAATTTTTCGCATTTTGAGGTGGTGACCAATCACGATAAAAATAATCATAAAAATCTCGCCCATTTTTAGTTTTGGTTTCATCTATCAGCAGGCCATCAATTTCGATTTCTGCATCGCGGCTAACTTTTTGGGTTTCTTCCTTTTGAATATCGTTTAATAGTTGATGAAGCTCTTCGGGAGCCTGTTTTACCACTTTGTTTTTAATATTAATAGTTGTTGTATCGTTTTGGGCAGTACAAAAAGAAATACTGGCTAAGCTAATTACTGTGATCATTAAATACTTCATTTATTTCATCGGAAAGTAAAAGTCGGAGTTTGAAATATTAATACTCATTCCTTCTCCACTGGTGCCTGATTGTTGACGAATAAGCAAAGGGCTGCTATACGAGTCAAGTTTAGCAACGAGGTCCAAATCGTTTCCCTTTTGCTCTATAAGAGCTGCTTTAGGCCAACCTTCCGAAACAAATCCATTTCCGGTTAAAGCCAGCTCAATAGAATTGCTATTACCAACCTGAATAAGTGCTGCAACTTTGGGTATCAATGCTTTATTTTTAATAAAACTATATATGGTGTTATCATCGCCTTGCTGCCAGGCTTTTGAAATTACCATTTCACCATCCGACCACAAATTCGCCTCATTTCCACTTCCTTTCTGAACCAAAACAGAAGCATGACCCGAACCTACCTGATTAATGTAAGCCTCGTTCTTGTCGTTGTACTGTTTGCTAATTATTATATTTGAAAGGCCTTCAGCTTGCTGCTGAATAACAATCATGCTATTTTGATTTCCAACTTGCTGAACTGTTGAAAAATTACGTTGAAACAATTCATTATTTCCCAGGAGGTTTAACTCATTCTCTGATAAATCTTCGAAAGGTTCTTGCGCCAGCAATCCGAACGAAAAAAACAGAAAGACTATTATTATAAATGTAGTTTTGTACATATGCAGTTTTCTAATCAAATTTAAATTGCCTCATAACCTTCTATAAGTATTTTCAATGTTTTAAGGACTATTTACTTTTAGTCACCTTAAACGCAATAAACCTCCCGGCATTTATTGCCGGGAGGATATTTGTTGTTGTAGAGAAAGATATTCGGCCTCAGTGTGGCCGGGAATATCTGCCTAAGGTATCAACTGACTTTGAGTGACAGTCGCCGTATGGCCAGAACCAGTTTGACTTATAGTACTGGTGTTAAACCCACCATCTTGAGTCTGGATAGCATAGTTATCATATCCATTTTGTGTTACAGTAGCATAGTTCATATCAACTGCTCCTCCAGGAGAAGTCTGGATTTGAATCGCTTCGTTTAGTTCATCACCCATTTGGTATATTTCCGCAACATTTAAGTTGTAATGACTTCCACCTTCGCCATCATGACGAGAATCTGAAGTTTGAGTTTGAGAAGCAGAATTACTATTCGAAGACTGCTCAATAGTTGCAAAACTTGCACCTCCGCTATACTGCTTCTGCTCTGCAGTATTGCCACTACCACTTTGGATAATATGCGCTTCGCCTTGCCATGAAAGTTGCAATTGAGTAGCAGTGTTTTCAGATCCTGATTGCTCAATCCAAGCTTCATTTGACCAGCCTTGCTGCTCTTGCTCGGCAGTATTACCATCACCACTTTGATAGATATCAGCATAATTACTACTGCCTTCTGCCTCATCCGGCAATTCGGTATCCTGTGCCTGGCGTGCAGTATTTCCATTACCAACCTGATTTATATAAGCATCGTTACCCTGACGATATTGAATTTGATAGGCATCGTTGTCACTACCAGATTGCAACACTTCAGCATAGTCATTCCCCATTTGATTATTAGGTCCCTGTATTTGCATTGAGGTATTATCATCACCAGTTTGATTCACATAGGCTTCAATTAAACCACCTCCTCCCGGGTAAGAGCCACCTCTACTGTGGGTTTGCACAACAGTTGCTGTATTTTCAACTCCACTTTGCAAAACAGTTGACTTTATAAGATCAACTCCCGGTTCATATTGATAATTTATCTGCGTAACAGTAGCAGTATTTAATGAGTTTGATTGAGTAATTGAAGACTCATTATCACCACCTGACTGCCCTACTGTAGCCGTTTGAGTTACATCACTTTGATTTATTGTTGATGTATTTGATTGTGACATTGCTACTGACGCAACAAACACCATAGCAAAAAGTATTACTAATTTCTTCATTTTGAATTATTTTTAAGAATTAGGAATATTAAGGAATTAGAGTCTGACTTTGAGTAACTGTTGCGGTATGTCCCGAACCAGCCTGCACTGCACTACTCCAATTATTTCCACCGGTTTGCGTTTGCGTAGCGGTAATTGAACTACCATCCTGACTTGCAAATGCATAATTAGGTAAAATGTCTGTTGCTACTCCAGATGGCATTGTTTGCATTTGAGTAGCAGTATTACCTGTACCGGTCATTTGAATAATTTCAGCATCATTTAGCGCATCATACACTGCAGAAGCACGTGCACCTGAAGAAACCTGTGTTTGAGTTGCTCCACTCTCGCTTGCCGACTGATCAATAGAAGCACTATTTAATTTACCACTTTGATCCTGTGTTGCGGTATTATCATTGCCACTTTGTGAAATATAAGCATCACTGACCCAGGCAACTTGATTTTGTGTTGCAGTATTACCTGATCCTTCTTGGTAAACTGTTGCTTCATTTGCCCAACCATCCTGATGTTGGTCTGCACTATTATCGTCTCCACTTTGGTTGATATAGGCCATGTTAAAACTACCTTCACCATCTAAAGGAAGGTCAATATCCTGTGCCTGACGTGCTGTATTTCCATTCCCACCTTGGTATATTTCGGCACTGTTTCCATATTTTACCTGATTCTGAAAGGCAGTATTCTCATTTCCACCCTGCCAGATTTTTGCATAAGTTGCACCTTGTTGCGAATGTGGACCTTGCAATTGAGTTGCATCATTATCATTTCCTAACTGATCAATATAAGCATCCAGATTTCCCGTTCTGCTGTTAAGGTCACCAGTATGCTGTTGATCAACAGCAGCGGTGTTTGAACTACCTTGTTGGTTTACCCATGAGTAGGTTCCATTTAATGGTTCATCAGTTTCTGCCACCTGGTTTACAGTAACAGCATTGTCTGCACTCGCCTGAATAATTTCTGATTTGTTTTGTTGTGCCATTGCAAACCCAGCAAAAAGCACCATTGCAAAAAGAAATACTAATTTTTTCATTTTTTTTAATTTTAGTTGTTTAAAAAAGACTATTCATTTTGATAATCCCGAGGAGACAGGATTAGTTTCCGGCGTATTCATCAGCGCAGCCTGATAATCTACCGAAACAAGCGGGGATGCCACATTCTACGTCACTTGTGTGATTGTGGCTTACACTTTTTCAACAATTTTGAAATTACATTCCATATTAATTTGGTTT
It contains:
- a CDS encoding curli assembly protein CsgF, with protein sequence MSKAFVIAIAMILLAGSHIYAQDFVYTPKNPAFGGNPYNYSWMLNSAESQNTIEAPDEDSYDPYSSRNSSSVDDFAESLNRQILSRLSRELVTRQFGEDALTEGSYVLGDYQIDIGDSDAGINITVVDNVTGSTTTVEVPYF
- a CDS encoding CsgE family curli-type amyloid fiber assembly protein; its protein translation is MITVISLASISFCTAQNDTTTINIKNKVVKQAPEELHQLLNDIQKEETQKVSRDAEIEIDGLLIDETKTKNGRDFYDYFYRDWSPPQNAKNYSIFVTERPYRLTTTMIEIRINETLVFQSFLQPRSDIVEMLAQQAVTRTALYLQNYEEIVKQLEGADQSGSGIF